Proteins from a single region of Fibrobacter sp.:
- a CDS encoding CoA activase yields the protein MSISKNDLWVGVDVGSTTVKIAVVDPETSKLLHYTYQRHNAMQAQKVHEVLREAHGLFPGKNFRVAFCGSGGQPFADATHAFFVQEVVANALAVRATYPDTRVAIELGGQDAKVVFFEKDPTTGKLIASDMRMNGVCAGGTGAFIDQVAELLRIKTEAFEGFAKRGQKVYEISGRCGVFAKTDIQPMLNNGIAKEDIALSSFHAIAKQTIGGLAQGMEIKPPVIFEGGPLTFNPTLVRAFKERLGITDEQAIVPEHSEVLVAMGAALSVGSMFADQECFYREEGSLDSLVHFNEIRQAEHKAKAAADLFFKDDAEYKQFLEDHKMAGNNYPQPASGSELNVYL from the coding sequence ATGAGTATTTCGAAGAATGATTTATGGGTCGGTGTTGACGTCGGTTCTACAACCGTTAAGATTGCCGTCGTTGACCCGGAAACCTCCAAGCTTTTGCATTACACATACCAGCGCCACAACGCCATGCAGGCCCAGAAGGTCCATGAGGTGCTGCGTGAAGCCCACGGTCTTTTCCCGGGCAAGAACTTTAGAGTTGCCTTCTGCGGCAGCGGCGGTCAGCCCTTCGCAGATGCTACCCACGCCTTCTTTGTCCAGGAAGTGGTGGCAAACGCCCTCGCCGTGCGCGCAACCTACCCCGACACCCGCGTCGCCATCGAATTGGGTGGCCAGGACGCCAAGGTGGTCTTCTTCGAAAAGGACCCCACCACAGGCAAGCTGATTGCTAGCGACATGCGTATGAACGGTGTCTGCGCCGGTGGTACTGGAGCCTTTATCGACCAGGTGGCAGAACTCCTCCGCATCAAGACCGAGGCCTTCGAAGGTTTCGCCAAGCGAGGCCAGAAGGTCTACGAAATTTCCGGCCGTTGCGGCGTGTTCGCCAAGACCGACATCCAGCCCATGCTGAACAACGGTATCGCCAAGGAAGATATCGCTCTGTCCAGCTTCCATGCCATCGCCAAGCAGACCATCGGCGGCCTCGCCCAGGGTATGGAAATCAAGCCGCCCGTCATCTTCGAAGGTGGCCCGCTGACCTTTAACCCGACACTTGTACGCGCATTTAAGGAACGTCTGGGTATCACGGATGAACAGGCAATCGTGCCTGAACATTCCGAAGTTCTCGTAGCCATGGGTGCAGCCCTTTCCGTGGGCTCCATGTTTGCCGACCAAGAATGCTTCTACCGCGAAGAAGGTTCCCTGGACTCCCTGGTCCACTTCAACGAAATTCGCCAGGCCGAACACAAGGCCAAGGCTGCCGCCGACCTGTTCTTCAAGGACGATGCCGAATACAAGCAGTTCCTGGAAGACCACAAGATGGCAGGCAACAACTACCCGCAGCCCGCCTCCGGCTCCGAACTGAACGTTTACCT
- the ruvX gene encoding Holliday junction resolvase RuvX yields MLIKQFIFVIINHQFSIELMNYLALDYGEHRVGVAFAESELKFAFARETIDQKVTNLWVRLDELVKVNKVDAFVVGMPYHPDGRTDGKNVVVEKFVQDLKVRFPGMPVYTQDESYSSVQAQACTSHFSKKKKQKNKAVIDQLAAQIILQRWLDEQG; encoded by the coding sequence ATGCTTATTAAACAATTTATCTTTGTAATCATCAATCATCAATTTTCAATTGAACTCATGAACTACCTCGCTCTTGATTACGGTGAACATCGTGTTGGTGTCGCCTTTGCCGAATCCGAACTGAAATTCGCCTTTGCACGAGAAACCATCGACCAGAAGGTTACGAACCTCTGGGTTCGTTTGGATGAACTGGTAAAGGTGAATAAGGTGGATGCCTTTGTGGTGGGGATGCCCTATCACCCGGATGGTCGTACCGACGGCAAGAATGTGGTTGTGGAAAAATTTGTCCAGGACTTGAAGGTCCGTTTTCCGGGAATGCCTGTGTACACCCAGGACGAATCCTATTCAAGCGTTCAGGCCCAAGCCTGTACATCCCACTTTAGCAAGAAGAAAAAACAGAAGAACAAGGCCGTTATTGACCAACTGGCGGCACAGATTATTTTGCAGAGATGGTTGGATGAACAAGGTTAG